A region from the Cryptosporangium arvum DSM 44712 genome encodes:
- a CDS encoding RDD family protein: MTSERQRLIIGEAVEVELPVARLATRATAVAIDAFLQIVILFALNIALAQAAIEANIAVQATLSILTLVFVFVVWPVAFETFTRGRSPGKFALGLRVVRDDGGPIRFRHALTRGLIGVAVEWPGLLLAPLTWIFGSACILFTARAKRLGDLAAGTIVLVERLPDLSRTPIVMPPELAQWARDLDLTGIDDALAMTLRQFLTRAQGMRAEARVSLGRRLADEIYQSTTPPPPPGTPAWAYLTAVLAERRRREAERLAARRAVVALGAPGLPDHRNSVSPQ, translated from the coding sequence GTGACATCGGAGCGGCAGCGGCTCATCATCGGCGAGGCCGTCGAGGTCGAGCTGCCGGTCGCGCGGCTCGCGACGAGGGCGACCGCGGTCGCGATCGACGCGTTCCTCCAGATCGTCATCCTGTTCGCGCTCAACATCGCGCTCGCGCAGGCGGCGATCGAGGCGAACATCGCGGTGCAGGCCACGCTGTCGATCCTGACCCTGGTGTTCGTGTTCGTGGTCTGGCCGGTCGCGTTCGAGACGTTCACACGTGGACGCAGCCCGGGGAAGTTCGCGCTCGGGCTGCGCGTGGTGCGTGACGACGGCGGTCCGATCCGGTTCCGACACGCGCTGACCCGCGGTCTGATCGGCGTCGCGGTGGAGTGGCCCGGCCTGTTGCTGGCGCCGCTGACCTGGATCTTCGGATCGGCCTGCATTTTGTTCACGGCCAGGGCCAAACGGCTGGGCGATCTCGCCGCCGGCACGATCGTCCTGGTCGAACGGCTACCCGATCTGAGCCGCACGCCGATCGTGATGCCGCCCGAGCTGGCGCAATGGGCCCGGGATCTCGACCTTACCGGCATCGACGACGCGCTGGCGATGACGCTCCGGCAGTTCCTGACCCGGGCGCAGGGCATGCGGGCCGAGGCCCGGGTGTCACTCGGGCGGCGGCTGGCCGACGAGATCTACCAGAGCACGACCCCTCCCCCGCCGCCGGGCACGCCCGCGTGGGCCTACCTCACCGCGGTACTGGCCGAGCGGCGGCGGCGGGAGGCCGAGCGGCTCGCGGCCCGGCGCGCGGTCGTCGCGCTCGGCGCACCGGGCCTGCCCGATCACCGGAACAGCGTTTCTCCCCAGTAA